Proteins from a genomic interval of Candidatus Aminicenantes bacterium:
- a CDS encoding peptidylprolyl isomerase, whose amino-acid sequence MKKLRLLLLAVAVLGFAAPAQERNVCILETAKGTLAFEMFPEVAPRTVARISELIAAGFFDGLVFHRVVADFVVQAGDPTGTGEGGSGQTIPAEFSHLHYIRGSVGMARNDDIHSNDSQFFICISDQPHLDGKYTLFGQVIRGAEVLDRIRQGDKILSMRLEKK is encoded by the coding sequence ATGAAAAAGCTACGCCTGCTTCTGCTGGCCGTCGCGGTCTTGGGGTTTGCCGCCCCGGCCCAGGAAAGAAACGTGTGCATCCTGGAAACCGCCAAGGGCACGCTGGCTTTTGAAATGTTTCCCGAAGTGGCGCCGCGCACGGTGGCCCGGATCAGCGAACTGATCGCCGCCGGTTTTTTCGACGGCCTTGTATTCCATCGCGTGGTGGCCGATTTCGTAGTCCAGGCCGGCGATCCGACCGGCACGGGCGAAGGCGGCTCGGGCCAGACCATCCCCGCCGAATTTTCGCATCTCCATTATATCCGCGGCAGCGTGGGCATGGCCCGCAACGATGATATCCATTCCAACGACAGCCAGTTTTTCATTTGCATCAGCGATCAACCGCATCTGGACGGCAAATACACCCTGTTCGGGCAGGTGATCCGCGGCGCGGAGGTTTTGGATCGCATCCGCCAGGGCGACAAGATCCTGTCCATGCGCCTGGAAAAAAAGTAA
- the murB gene encoding UDP-N-acetylmuramate dehydrogenase has translation MFAPLASWLRGQGIVCRENAAIGPFLYFKIGGKVGLLVVCTSPAQMAASLQKIIAAGIPHLVIGGGSNIAFADDLTEAVALVYQSALKPSAAARLVDGQALQVDGGVKNQVFLSWCAAGGAGGFEFLSGIPGTMGGAAAVNAGAFASSMADVVLGADILDSRGTVAAIDADRFAFGYRESRFKFGTETILSLRLKYSPAEPAAIAAGIKKNLDYRLSHHPSYRTPSAGCFFKNPSLGSGRRSAGKLIEACGLKGVTCGGLAVAVEHGNFLLNRGHASFADLQCLENEIKKTVATRTGVDLEREVIYVAADGKKY, from the coding sequence ATGTTCGCCCCCCTGGCTTCCTGGCTCCGCGGCCAAGGCATCGTTTGCCGGGAAAACGCCGCCATCGGCCCTTTCCTCTATTTCAAGATCGGCGGCAAGGTCGGATTGCTCGTCGTTTGCACGTCGCCGGCCCAGATGGCTGCCAGCCTGCAGAAGATCATCGCCGCGGGGATTCCCCACCTGGTCATCGGCGGCGGCTCCAACATCGCTTTCGCGGACGACCTGACCGAGGCCGTGGCGCTGGTTTACCAGAGTGCGCTGAAGCCGTCGGCGGCCGCGCGCCTTGTGGACGGCCAGGCGCTGCAGGTCGACGGCGGCGTTAAAAACCAGGTTTTCCTCTCCTGGTGCGCCGCAGGCGGCGCCGGCGGCTTTGAGTTTTTGTCCGGCATCCCCGGCACCATGGGCGGGGCGGCGGCGGTCAACGCCGGCGCTTTCGCGAGTTCCATGGCCGATGTCGTGCTGGGCGCCGATATCCTGGACAGTCGCGGCACCGTGGCGGCGATTGACGCCGACCGTTTTGCCTTCGGTTACCGCGAATCGCGCTTCAAGTTTGGCACGGAAACGATCCTGTCCCTGCGCCTGAAATACAGCCCGGCCGAGCCGGCGGCCATCGCCGCCGGAATCAAGAAAAACCTGGATTACCGGCTGAGCCACCATCCTTCCTACCGCACCCCTTCGGCCGGCTGTTTTTTCAAGAACCCCTCCCTGGGTTCAGGCAGGCGTTCGGCCGGAAAACTCATCGAGGCGTGCGGTTTGAAGGGCGTAACCTGCGGCGGCCTTGCCGTGGCTGTTGAGCACGGCAATTTTTTGCTCAACCGCGGCCATGCTTCCTTCGCCGACCTGCAATGCTTGGAAAACGAAATCAAAAAGACCGTGGCAACGCGCACCGGGGTCGATCTGGAGCGGGAAGTGATTTACGTGGCGGCGGACGGAAAAAAATACTGA